A DNA window from Sphingopyxis macrogoltabida contains the following coding sequences:
- a CDS encoding LysR family transcriptional regulator: MELRQLRYFKAVADASSFVRGAYYLNVAQPALSRSIAKLEDDVGQALFVRHNKGVSLTDAGERFYERAAAILESVRQLGDEMATEGGDFSGIATLGAPQSIHNKLLLPVMTSFLARYPECRVDLVQGSSSYLRDKVADGDIDVALVSSMPEASGVLMTPLVDESFCLICPKERLGDFGASVDVPDLVGLPLILVGYPNSIVDKFQETHPEHAAKLIVRSKVNSSALMSDLVERGAGFGIAPSCVMAPQGHSSVGFVPIEGLRTSWAIATHWNRQGFKAICEIQDMLVALCDDLLARGEWPTAESRRATAA; encoded by the coding sequence ATGGAACTCAGGCAGCTGCGCTATTTCAAGGCGGTCGCCGACGCGTCCAGTTTCGTCCGCGGTGCCTATTATCTGAATGTCGCGCAGCCCGCGCTCAGCCGGTCGATCGCCAAGCTGGAGGATGATGTCGGACAGGCGCTGTTCGTTCGCCACAACAAGGGCGTATCGCTGACCGACGCCGGCGAGCGCTTCTACGAACGCGCTGCCGCCATCCTCGAATCGGTCCGCCAGCTCGGCGACGAAATGGCGACCGAGGGCGGCGACTTCTCCGGCATCGCCACCCTCGGCGCGCCGCAATCGATCCACAACAAGCTGTTGCTCCCGGTGATGACCAGCTTCCTCGCGCGCTACCCCGAGTGCCGCGTCGATCTGGTGCAGGGATCGAGCTCCTATCTGCGCGACAAGGTCGCCGACGGCGATATCGATGTGGCGCTGGTTTCGAGCATGCCCGAGGCCAGCGGCGTCCTGATGACCCCGCTCGTCGATGAAAGCTTCTGCCTGATCTGCCCGAAGGAACGGCTGGGCGATTTCGGGGCGAGCGTCGACGTTCCCGACCTCGTCGGCCTGCCGCTGATCCTCGTCGGCTACCCGAACAGCATTGTCGACAAATTTCAGGAAACGCATCCCGAACACGCCGCCAAGCTCATCGTCCGCAGCAAGGTGAACAGTTCCGCGCTCATGAGCGACCTTGTCGAACGCGGTGCGGGTTTCGGCATCGCGCCGAGCTGCGTGATGGCACCCCAAGGCCATTCCTCCGTCGGCTTCGTCCCGATCGAGGGCCTGCGCACGTCATGGGCGATCGCCACCCACTGGAACCGGCAGGGATTCAAGGCGATTTGCGAGATACAGGACATGCTCGTCGCCTTGTGCGACGACCTGCTGGCGCGCGGCGAATGGCCGACGGCCGAAAGCAGGAGGGCCACCGCTGCCTAG
- a CDS encoding alpha/beta fold hydrolase, with amino-acid sequence MEQAIAETVALRCDENGRGEPLILLHGSNADRRQYANFMPLLGEGIRAIATDQRDSPDSPCAPEPYSMADHAHDLAHFLDERGIDRAHVFGASYGGAVAMTFAILYPDRVKSLILGVTGSERSRFHAPDLSALRNDDPDAVRRFMMEAVISPEAIDNEPDLVAEINDVLLIREPEAFARRAAAIEAHDMTARLGEITAPTLVLAGEHDPIAHASEAREMAAAIPGARFEMLADSRHGITLQHRERTAKMVRNFVLANGREVAA; translated from the coding sequence ATGGAACAGGCCATTGCTGAGACAGTCGCGCTGCGCTGCGACGAAAACGGGCGCGGCGAACCGCTTATCCTGCTGCACGGCAGCAACGCCGATCGCCGCCAATATGCGAATTTCATGCCGCTGCTCGGCGAAGGCATTCGCGCGATCGCGACCGACCAGCGCGATTCGCCCGACAGCCCGTGCGCACCCGAGCCTTACAGCATGGCGGACCATGCACACGACCTCGCGCATTTTCTCGACGAGCGCGGGATCGATCGGGCCCATGTCTTCGGCGCTTCCTATGGCGGGGCGGTCGCAATGACCTTCGCGATCCTCTATCCCGACCGCGTCAAGAGCCTGATATTGGGGGTGACCGGTTCGGAGCGCTCGCGCTTTCACGCCCCCGATCTCAGCGCGCTTCGCAACGACGATCCCGATGCCGTCCGCCGCTTCATGATGGAAGCGGTGATCAGCCCCGAGGCGATCGACAACGAGCCCGATCTCGTCGCCGAAATCAACGACGTCCTGCTCATCCGCGAGCCAGAGGCCTTTGCCCGGCGCGCGGCCGCCATCGAAGCGCATGATATGACCGCGCGCCTCGGCGAAATAACGGCGCCGACCCTTGTTCTTGCCGGCGAGCATGATCCGATCGCGCACGCCTCAGAAGCCCGCGAAATGGCCGCCGCCATTCCCGGCGCGCGCTTCGAGATGCTGGCGGACAGCCGCCACGGCATCACCCTTCAGCATCGCGAACGCACCGCAAAGATGGTCCGCAACTTCGTTCTCGCCAACGGCCGGGAGGTGGCAGCATGA
- a CDS encoding FAD-dependent monooxygenase, translating to MSRKRKALVSGASIAGPTVAYWLDRHGFDVTVVERADALRSGGYAIDIRGTAIDAVDRMGMLPELHEAHIRTRHWRFRGPRGVIASIPMEDITGGIAGRDVEIPRGVLAEILYARTRDNIPYRFNDCIVAMNEDRDGIDVTFRSGLEERYDVVIAADGLHSTTREQAFGPESQFSSYLGCCFIGFTAPNSFGFDHELNIYNVPGLAAGAYETGAERMNCLFAYRRPEPASSEYADLDGVRRDIRARYAGQGWIIPELLDAMDAADDLYFDSMMQIHMPKWSSGRVAVVGDAAYGPSFFSGQGTSTAIAGAYVLAGELAAHDSHQGAFDAYDREARKFIEDNQATAYGGSDLMVPPTRLKLWKRNRMMNLAPILTRLGMMRQEERDINSSLKLKDYTPLTKAQAAA from the coding sequence ATGAGCCGGAAGCGCAAAGCCCTTGTCAGCGGCGCCAGCATCGCCGGTCCGACCGTCGCCTACTGGCTCGACCGCCATGGCTTCGACGTCACCGTCGTCGAACGCGCCGACGCGCTGCGCAGCGGCGGCTATGCCATCGACATTCGCGGTACCGCGATCGATGCCGTCGACCGGATGGGTATGCTGCCCGAACTTCACGAAGCGCATATCCGCACCCGCCACTGGCGTTTTCGCGGCCCGCGCGGCGTCATCGCGAGCATCCCGATGGAGGATATCACGGGCGGCATCGCCGGCCGCGACGTCGAAATTCCGCGCGGAGTGCTCGCCGAGATTCTCTATGCGCGGACCCGCGACAACATACCCTATCGGTTCAACGACTGCATCGTCGCGATGAACGAAGACCGGGACGGTATCGACGTCACCTTCCGCAGCGGCCTCGAGGAACGCTATGATGTCGTCATCGCCGCCGACGGCCTCCATTCGACGACGCGCGAGCAGGCCTTTGGTCCCGAAAGCCAGTTCAGCAGCTATCTGGGCTGCTGTTTCATCGGCTTCACCGCGCCGAACAGCTTCGGCTTCGATCACGAACTCAATATCTACAATGTACCGGGTCTTGCCGCCGGCGCTTATGAAACCGGCGCGGAACGGATGAATTGCCTTTTCGCCTATCGCCGGCCGGAACCTGCCTCGTCCGAATATGCCGACCTCGACGGCGTTCGCCGCGATATTCGCGCGCGCTATGCCGGACAGGGCTGGATCATTCCCGAGCTTCTCGACGCCATGGACGCCGCCGACGATCTCTATTTCGATTCGATGATGCAGATCCATATGCCGAAATGGTCGAGCGGCCGTGTCGCCGTCGTCGGCGATGCGGCGTACGGGCCGTCCTTCTTTTCAGGACAGGGCACGAGCACCGCGATCGCCGGCGCCTATGTCCTCGCGGGCGAACTCGCCGCGCATGACAGTCATCAGGGAGCCTTCGACGCCTACGACCGCGAAGCGAGAAAATTCATCGAGGACAATCAGGCAACGGCCTATGGCGGCAGCGACCTGATGGTGCCGCCGACCCGGCTCAAGCTCTGGAAACGCAACCGCATGATGAATCTGGCGCCGATCCTCACCCGCCTCGGCATGATGCGGCAGGAAGAGCGCGACATCAACAGCTCGCTGAAATTGAAGGATTATACGCCGCTGACCAAGGCGCAGGCGGCAGCCTGA
- a CDS encoding TonB-dependent receptor: MHVRKLILTGSAVAALVAPMMAVTSAHAQEATEQAEEQGDPNEIVVMARKRAERLIDIPETIAAISADTIKDAGIASLEDVGRQTPNIVLNRRQDNEPNVVIRGVGGFGNTQGVGFYVDDVQNFTDQSASIEDVERIEILKGPQGTLYGGSNIGGAIKYVLKRPTDKFGGEARMEYGSFDTINAFGAVNLPAGEAFAVRVSGYYNHTRGFVANTFRGGYADRSTEWGTRIAIGWQPTDNLDIQLSYRHNELANGGNVYTTATERPDGSAIYRRTIELNTDVENRKRVDGVIFSLAYDMGPVELTNVTSYTRRKVNFAWDLDYSAADAVVAFNGDRNTAKVFTQELRLASTGTSDFDWLVGAYYSSVADRGITNNADLYLGPDAGGPVFIPDFNNGESSEKQYALFGTANYRMGAFRIGAGVRVGRVEFKGTDNNIPITVPVNETVVLPKITLSYDVAPDVMLYANYALGTEPGRVNLISGTAGAYRSETASAFEAGIKGTTLDRTLTFELAGYYINYKRRQFETQIVLPSGVITEEVANIGRSVSWGFEGGLTYRPVDGLTLSGSAGYLNSKWKDKNALYYLQPVDGLTVPNAPEFTANASIDYKIPVGSDLEIGLRADYNHVSKFYWNIRNTANQPAYDLVNLRASIGDPEGRWEFAVRAENVFNQKYFNELTADVFTVGEALAVPGAPARVMASLSFKM; this comes from the coding sequence ATGCACGTTCGAAAGTTGATCCTGACCGGCTCGGCCGTGGCGGCGCTCGTCGCTCCAATGATGGCAGTGACCTCGGCGCATGCGCAGGAAGCGACGGAGCAGGCGGAAGAGCAAGGCGATCCGAACGAGATCGTCGTCATGGCGCGCAAGCGCGCCGAGCGGCTCATCGACATTCCCGAAACCATCGCGGCGATCAGCGCCGATACGATCAAGGATGCCGGCATCGCCTCGCTCGAGGATGTCGGCCGCCAGACGCCGAACATCGTCCTCAACCGGCGTCAGGATAACGAACCCAATGTGGTCATCCGCGGCGTCGGCGGCTTCGGCAACACCCAGGGCGTCGGCTTCTATGTCGACGACGTCCAGAATTTCACCGACCAGTCGGCGTCGATCGAGGATGTCGAGCGTATCGAAATCCTGAAAGGCCCGCAGGGCACGCTCTATGGCGGCAGCAATATCGGCGGCGCGATCAAATATGTGCTGAAGCGCCCGACCGACAAATTCGGCGGCGAAGCCCGTATGGAATATGGCAGCTTCGACACGATCAATGCGTTCGGCGCCGTAAACCTCCCTGCAGGCGAGGCGTTCGCCGTCCGCGTGTCTGGCTATTACAACCACACCCGCGGCTTCGTCGCCAACACCTTCCGCGGTGGATATGCCGACCGCAGCACCGAATGGGGCACGCGCATCGCGATCGGCTGGCAGCCGACCGACAATCTCGATATCCAGCTCAGCTATCGCCATAACGAACTCGCCAACGGCGGCAACGTCTATACGACCGCGACCGAACGCCCCGACGGCAGCGCCATCTATCGCCGTACGATCGAACTCAACACCGATGTCGAGAACCGGAAGCGCGTCGACGGCGTCATCTTCAGCCTTGCCTATGACATGGGGCCGGTCGAACTCACCAATGTAACGTCTTACACCCGCCGCAAGGTCAACTTCGCTTGGGATCTCGATTACAGCGCGGCCGATGCGGTCGTCGCCTTCAATGGCGACCGCAACACGGCGAAGGTCTTTACGCAGGAACTCCGCCTCGCCTCGACAGGGACTAGCGACTTCGACTGGCTCGTCGGCGCCTATTATTCGTCGGTCGCCGACCGCGGCATCACCAACAACGCCGACCTGTACCTCGGCCCCGATGCCGGCGGGCCGGTCTTCATTCCCGATTTCAACAATGGCGAATCGAGCGAAAAGCAATATGCGCTGTTCGGGACCGCCAATTACCGGATGGGCGCTTTCCGGATCGGCGCCGGCGTCCGCGTCGGCCGCGTCGAGTTCAAGGGCACCGACAACAACATCCCGATCACCGTGCCCGTCAACGAAACGGTGGTGCTGCCGAAGATCACCCTGTCCTACGACGTCGCTCCCGATGTCATGCTCTACGCCAACTATGCGCTCGGCACCGAACCCGGCCGCGTCAACCTGATCAGCGGGACCGCTGGCGCCTATCGTTCGGAAACGGCCTCGGCGTTCGAGGCGGGCATCAAGGGCACGACGCTCGACCGCACGCTGACCTTCGAACTCGCGGGCTATTACATCAACTACAAGCGCCGCCAGTTCGAAACGCAGATCGTCCTGCCGAGCGGCGTGATCACCGAGGAAGTGGCAAATATCGGCCGCTCGGTCAGTTGGGGTTTTGAAGGAGGTCTGACCTATCGTCCGGTCGACGGTCTCACTCTCTCGGGCTCGGCGGGCTACCTGAATTCGAAGTGGAAGGACAAGAACGCCCTCTACTACCTCCAGCCCGTCGACGGCCTCACCGTTCCCAACGCCCCCGAATTCACCGCCAACGCCAGCATCGACTACAAGATCCCGGTCGGCAGCGACCTCGAGATCGGGCTGCGTGCCGACTATAACCACGTCAGCAAATTCTACTGGAACATCAGGAACACCGCGAACCAGCCGGCTTATGATCTGGTCAACCTCCGGGCGTCGATCGGCGATCCCGAAGGACGCTGGGAGTTCGCGGTCCGCGCCGAAAATGTGTTCAACCAGAAATATTTCAACGAACTGACGGCGGACGTGTTCACGGTCGGCGAAGCACTCGCGGTGCCGGGTGCTCCCGCCCGCGTCATGGCGTCGCTTTCCTTCAAGATGTGA
- a CDS encoding gamma-glutamyltransferase family protein gives MTEFTTRPELSGTFGAVASTHWIASAVGMRLLEAGGNAFDAAVAAGFTLQIVEPHLNGPGGDAPILAARADDAQPTVICGQGPSPSTATIAAFDERGLEMIPGTGLLAACVPGAFGAWMTLLRDFGTRSLREVIEPAIYYARAGHPLLGNAADAIASVATLFADEWISSAELYLGRGGVPAAGSLFRNPVLADFYETLIDHAEAVSDNREAQVEAALAYWYDGRVAETIDRFMRTTEAMDTSGRRHHGLLSGADMNGWRPPVERPISIDHGDYRLFKCGAWSQGPALLQAIQILKGTDIGAMPPESADYVHIVGETLKLVMADRDAWYGDAIPDGVLEELLSDTYAAERRTLIGSAASHELRPGSPLGLAPRIPSRRQKTASAGVAGGGEPTMARPLEVNALQRGDTCHVDVVDKWGNMISATPSGGWLQSSPAIPGLGFALGTRMQMFWLDEGLPGSLAPSTRPRTTLTPSLAYRDGKPYLAFGTPGGDQQEQWSLLLWLAHAVHGRPLQAAIETPAFHTNHMLASFWPREAQLGSLVLESRFPAATIAGLKARGHEVTLGGPWSEGRLSACALDRQPGGSLLRAAANPRGMQGYAIAR, from the coding sequence ATGACCGAATTCACCACGCGTCCAGAACTCAGCGGCACCTTCGGCGCCGTCGCGTCGACGCACTGGATCGCGAGCGCGGTCGGAATGCGGTTGCTGGAGGCCGGCGGCAATGCGTTCGACGCCGCGGTGGCGGCGGGCTTTACGCTGCAGATCGTCGAGCCGCACCTCAACGGCCCGGGCGGCGACGCGCCGATCCTCGCCGCGCGCGCAGACGACGCGCAGCCGACGGTCATTTGCGGACAGGGTCCTTCGCCGTCGACGGCAACCATCGCCGCTTTCGACGAACGCGGCCTCGAAATGATCCCTGGGACCGGCCTGCTCGCCGCCTGCGTTCCGGGCGCGTTCGGCGCATGGATGACGCTGCTTCGCGATTTCGGAACGCGGTCGCTGCGCGAGGTCATCGAGCCCGCGATCTATTATGCACGCGCCGGCCACCCTTTGCTGGGCAACGCGGCCGATGCGATCGCTTCGGTCGCCACGCTGTTTGCCGACGAGTGGATCAGTTCGGCGGAGCTCTACCTTGGACGCGGCGGCGTCCCCGCGGCGGGCTCGCTCTTCCGGAACCCGGTGCTGGCGGATTTTTACGAAACGCTCATCGATCACGCCGAAGCCGTATCGGATAATCGCGAGGCGCAGGTCGAGGCGGCGCTCGCTTACTGGTATGACGGACGCGTCGCCGAAACGATCGACCGCTTCATGCGCACCACCGAAGCGATGGACACCAGCGGTCGGCGTCACCACGGCCTGCTCAGCGGCGCCGACATGAACGGCTGGCGGCCACCGGTCGAGCGACCGATCAGTATCGACCACGGCGATTACCGGCTGTTCAAATGCGGCGCATGGAGCCAGGGACCGGCTTTGCTGCAGGCCATCCAGATCCTGAAGGGCACCGATATCGGCGCGATGCCGCCCGAATCCGCCGACTATGTCCATATCGTCGGCGAAACGCTGAAGCTCGTCATGGCCGATCGCGACGCCTGGTACGGCGACGCCATTCCGGACGGCGTGCTCGAAGAGCTGCTCAGCGACACCTATGCCGCGGAAAGGCGGACGCTGATCGGCAGCGCGGCAAGCCACGAATTGCGCCCCGGATCGCCGCTCGGCTTGGCGCCGCGCATTCCGTCGCGCCGGCAGAAGACGGCGAGCGCCGGCGTGGCCGGCGGCGGCGAACCCACGATGGCGCGGCCGCTCGAAGTCAACGCGCTGCAACGCGGCGACACCTGTCATGTCGATGTCGTCGACAAATGGGGCAATATGATCTCGGCGACGCCCTCGGGCGGCTGGCTCCAGTCGAGCCCCGCGATCCCGGGTCTCGGCTTCGCGCTCGGCACGCGGATGCAGATGTTCTGGCTCGACGAGGGCTTGCCCGGGTCGCTCGCGCCGTCGACCCGGCCGCGCACGACGCTGACCCCTTCGCTCGCCTATCGCGACGGCAAGCCCTATCTCGCCTTCGGCACCCCCGGCGGCGACCAGCAGGAACAATGGTCGCTGCTCCTCTGGCTGGCACATGCGGTCCATGGTCGCCCGTTGCAGGCCGCGATCGAAACCCCGGCCTTCCACACCAATCACATGCTCGCGAGCTTCTGGCCGCGCGAGGCCCAGCTCGGCTCGCTAGTCCTCGAGAGCCGCTTCCCCGCGGCGACAATTGCCGGACTGAAAGCCCGCGGCCACGAGGTCACGCTGGGCGGGCCATGGTCCGAAGGGCGCCTGTCGGCCTGCGCTCTCGACCGGCAGCCCGGCGGATCGCTGCTTCGCGCCGCCGCGAACCCGCGCGGCATGCAGGGCTATGCCATCGCTCGCTGA
- a CDS encoding GAF domain-containing protein: MNSQALLASLAVLAGASRGSHTPSALFGAASDCAREIIGHRLCTVMRFHPEEMALERLFTSAGAEYPVGGRKSKRGVPWGELVLIRGEQYVGRDAEALRWAFDDHATLAGMGLGAVINTPVLYDGRCLGTFNILDAEGSFSDDDVAAARIIAQFLVPALS; this comes from the coding sequence GTGAACAGTCAAGCTTTACTTGCTTCGCTCGCGGTCCTGGCTGGCGCATCGCGCGGCTCGCATACGCCGTCGGCCCTGTTCGGGGCGGCGTCGGATTGCGCACGCGAGATCATCGGCCACCGCCTCTGCACCGTCATGCGATTTCATCCCGAGGAGATGGCGCTCGAACGCCTGTTTACGAGCGCCGGCGCCGAATATCCGGTCGGCGGGCGCAAATCGAAGCGCGGCGTGCCGTGGGGCGAGCTGGTCCTGATCCGGGGCGAGCAATATGTCGGCCGCGACGCCGAGGCGCTGCGCTGGGCGTTCGACGATCATGCGACGCTCGCCGGCATGGGGCTCGGCGCGGTGATCAACACCCCGGTGCTGTATGACGGACGATGCCTCGGCACGTTCAACATTCTCGATGCCGAAGGCAGCTTTTCCGATGACGACGTCGCGGCGGCAAGGATTATCGCCCAGTTCCTGGTACCTGCGCTGTCCTGA
- a CDS encoding bile acid:sodium symporter family protein: MASSQTSDTGLRRFLPDGFVLALVAAVGLALVAPGVGASGGPIPLGPITEAGIALVFFLHGVNLSPQALKAGAQAWKLHIVVQLCTFGLFPLLGALVYVGTAGFIAPEMRLGFFYLCALSTTISSSVATVSMAQGNIPAAIFNVTLSSLAGMLITPALIALLQTAGTAHQLPLADTVIDIATKLLLPFVAGQLLRRWLVGFVSKHKPVVTKLDRGVILLIVYAAFCNSTAQGIWSRYPATTMIIVAALVVVMLLAVIAATTLTARALGFSREDEIAAVFCGSQKSLANGAPIAKIIFGANPALGAILLPLMLYHPLQLVACSALARRYVRRGQAEAPAAAAVPANG; encoded by the coding sequence ATGGCAAGCTCTCAGACCTCAGATACCGGCCTCCGGCGCTTTCTTCCCGACGGCTTCGTCCTGGCTCTCGTCGCAGCCGTCGGGTTGGCCCTTGTCGCACCGGGGGTCGGTGCTTCGGGCGGCCCCATTCCGCTGGGACCGATTACCGAGGCGGGCATCGCGCTCGTCTTCTTCCTCCACGGCGTCAACCTGTCGCCGCAGGCCTTGAAGGCGGGGGCGCAGGCGTGGAAGCTGCATATCGTCGTCCAGCTCTGTACCTTCGGGCTGTTCCCGTTGCTGGGCGCGCTGGTCTATGTCGGCACGGCGGGCTTTATCGCGCCCGAGATGCGGCTGGGCTTCTTCTACCTCTGTGCGCTCTCGACCACCATTTCGTCGTCGGTCGCGACGGTATCGATGGCGCAGGGCAATATTCCCGCGGCGATATTCAACGTCACACTGTCGAGCCTCGCCGGGATGCTCATCACGCCGGCGCTGATCGCGCTGCTCCAGACCGCCGGCACCGCGCATCAACTGCCGCTCGCCGATACGGTGATCGACATTGCGACCAAGCTGCTGCTGCCCTTCGTGGCCGGCCAGTTGCTCCGGCGCTGGCTCGTCGGTTTTGTCTCGAAGCATAAGCCGGTCGTGACCAAGCTCGATCGCGGGGTCATTCTGCTGATCGTCTATGCCGCCTTCTGCAATTCGACCGCGCAGGGAATCTGGTCGCGCTATCCGGCGACGACGATGATCATCGTCGCGGCGCTGGTGGTCGTGATGCTCTTGGCCGTGATTGCAGCGACAACGCTGACCGCCCGCGCGCTCGGCTTCTCGCGCGAGGACGAGATTGCCGCGGTCTTCTGCGGTTCGCAGAAGAGCCTCGCCAACGGCGCGCCGATCGCGAAGATCATCTTCGGAGCCAATCCGGCGCTCGGCGCGATCCTGTTGCCGCTGATGCTCTATCACCCGCTGCAGCTCGTCGCTTGCTCGGCCCTTGCGCGGCGCTATGTCCGGCGGGGGCAGGCAGAGGCGCCGGCTGCCGCTGCGGTGCCCGCGAACGGGTGA
- a CDS encoding MFS transporter — protein MAIERGATGEFRTGWTLLLAGMLGCCLGVSALPIYTAGVFIPHLEKDFGWGRAELSLAVLLFTLALAAASPVVGRVIDRFGVRRTVAFSIVGASSLYVALAFFLSGLALLYAGHILIAAVGAAAAPIAYTRVVTNHFAKARGLALGITLLGPSLAATIGPPLVSAAIDRGGWSGGYLMLAALIAAMLPFLLLLRDNAPAVPLTLEGAPVTGPLYPAPQLRRIFVILFCAFGFFALSIGGLLVHFVPMLTDAGLSGADAAAMAGLIGLSGMVGRVAGGAAADRFFAPHVLILISCAAVTGFALLAVWGATYAAVAAVTIGFSLGAEADLMAYLVSRYFGREGYTRAFGWLYAAFIAGTGISPLILGFLYDRFGNYMIGLWAGAALLVVTMILFTLLPRFRDKV, from the coding sequence ATGGCGATCGAGCGCGGAGCGACCGGCGAGTTCCGGACGGGGTGGACGTTGCTGCTGGCGGGTATGCTCGGCTGCTGCCTCGGCGTATCGGCCTTGCCGATCTATACGGCGGGCGTCTTCATTCCGCATCTGGAGAAGGATTTCGGCTGGGGCCGGGCCGAGCTGTCGCTGGCAGTGCTCCTCTTCACGCTGGCGCTGGCGGCGGCCTCGCCGGTGGTTGGGCGGGTCATCGACCGCTTCGGCGTCCGGCGGACGGTTGCATTCTCGATCGTCGGCGCCTCATCGCTCTATGTCGCGCTCGCCTTCTTTCTTTCGGGGCTCGCGCTCCTTTACGCCGGTCACATATTGATCGCTGCGGTCGGCGCGGCGGCGGCGCCGATCGCCTATACCCGCGTCGTTACCAATCATTTCGCCAAGGCGCGGGGTCTCGCGCTCGGCATCACGCTGCTCGGTCCGAGCCTTGCCGCGACGATCGGGCCGCCGTTGGTGTCGGCGGCGATCGACCGGGGCGGGTGGAGCGGCGGTTATCTGATGCTCGCGGCGTTGATCGCGGCGATGCTACCGTTCCTGCTCCTGCTGCGCGACAATGCGCCCGCGGTTCCGCTCACGCTCGAGGGCGCGCCGGTGACCGGGCCGCTTTACCCGGCGCCGCAGCTTCGCCGGATCTTTGTCATCCTGTTCTGCGCTTTCGGCTTTTTCGCACTCTCGATCGGCGGGCTGCTCGTCCATTTCGTGCCGATGCTGACCGATGCGGGCCTCAGCGGCGCCGACGCAGCGGCGATGGCGGGGCTGATCGGATTGTCGGGCATGGTCGGGCGCGTTGCCGGCGGGGCTGCGGCCGACCGCTTCTTCGCGCCGCACGTGCTGATCCTGATCTCGTGCGCCGCCGTCACCGGCTTTGCATTGCTGGCGGTTTGGGGCGCAACCTATGCGGCGGTCGCGGCGGTCACGATCGGCTTTTCGCTGGGTGCCGAGGCCGACCTCATGGCCTATCTCGTCTCGCGCTATTTCGGGCGCGAGGGCTATACCCGCGCTTTCGGCTGGCTCTATGCTGCCTTCATCGCCGGTACCGGGATCAGCCCGCTGATCCTCGGCTTTCTCTATGACCGGTTCGGCAATTATATGATCGGGCTGTGGGCCGGTGCGGCGCTGCTGGTCGTGACGATGATCCTCTTCACGTTGCTGCCGCGCTTTCGCGACAAGGTGTGA
- a CDS encoding VOC family protein, with the protein MHLKGLDHVTINTADLDATLAYYSRFLGMESGWRPVMPVPGIWLYAPGGDYPILHVISVSATTTPDERRAVDHLAFRCEGLADHLAKMDAAGESYEARPVPETNLVQVHQNDPNGIRVELTFEDEPLPDHIVWTDFQAASDE; encoded by the coding sequence ATGCACCTGAAAGGCCTCGATCATGTTACGATCAACACCGCCGACCTCGATGCAACCCTCGCCTATTATTCGCGCTTTCTGGGCATGGAGTCGGGCTGGCGGCCGGTGATGCCGGTGCCCGGCATCTGGCTCTACGCCCCCGGCGGCGACTATCCGATCCTGCATGTCATCAGCGTCAGCGCGACGACCACGCCCGACGAGCGCCGCGCCGTCGATCACCTTGCCTTCCGCTGCGAGGGGCTTGCCGATCATCTCGCCAAGATGGACGCGGCCGGCGAAAGCTACGAAGCACGTCCGGTCCCCGAAACCAACCTCGTGCAGGTTCACCAGAACGACCCGAACGGCATCCGCGTCGAGCTGACGTTCGAGGACGAACCGCTTCCCGATCATATCGTCTGGACCGATTTCCAGGCGGCTTCGGACGAGTGA